A section of the Corynebacterium auris genome encodes:
- a CDS encoding FAD/NAD(P)-binding protein, with protein MKVAIIGAGPRGLWAAEELFGRARERGAAVELSVYNDGPVATAGGLGSYQPDLPAEWVLNVPAKTVRSHLGGFNEWRGADEEYPPRRVVGRFIAASWSALAHHVPAGCSLRLIDERVEELAPAGEGVEVAGTRYDEALLATGHADEWPGALGPGSVEGVRTVVRAFPPGNLDEIGAHDTVLVRGAALTFVDVVRYCRAETFYPVTRGGRFMDVKSHLTPEQAAQLSPALRAAEDSIREAAGFPQLIDALTDLSLHVLDVAGAWGDEEGVRAVFAGRDGTDPVEDLRASYEVAVGRRAWTPAAAVGYAFRAAYEAVVERASFGGRDSLGGRRFGELTRTLERVAFGPPAETAGQVLEMVDAGRIRTDLLDRGGEDIAALARQVGATAVVDAVNAPPGPVEGTLAEALVRRGFARVHEETGAIMVERDGTLVGQRHLAAAGRMSEGWILGHDTLRRGDHEVIPAWARRVSRAALAEPERVHGMPPLKARLEPWAQRLVAEGEACRGLIRDFSSPVNVVNAEPLKRNAAELVEAAEAAGVQLRLFYARKANKALAFVDAVREAGHGVDVASENELRQVLARGVGGGEIILTAAVKPDALLRLAIDNEVVISVDNVGEYERIAHIAAGREVRVAPRLAPDPALVAPTRFGERKNTWLRCCARPREGVRVAGVHAHLNGYAAADRRAALREAVELVDGLREAGHAPEFIDLGGGVPMSYLDSEKQWRAYEQAIAAQRDGYAEPFTWKADPLSTVYPYWQTPTRGAWLREVLGGGIAAQLRERGLRLHLEPGRALLDGCGLTLTEVAFVKRRSDGVPLVGVYMNRTQCRSTSDDYLVDPILIRSTEPGEEVEAFLVGAYCIEDELILRRKVRFPSGVQPGDIVAIPNTAGYFMHILESASHQIPLARNVVWPAGALDAIDATG; from the coding sequence GTGAAGGTAGCGATCATCGGGGCCGGGCCCCGCGGGCTGTGGGCGGCGGAGGAACTTTTCGGCAGGGCCCGCGAGCGCGGGGCGGCTGTCGAGCTGAGCGTCTACAACGACGGGCCGGTGGCCACGGCGGGCGGTCTCGGCTCCTACCAGCCGGATTTGCCTGCGGAGTGGGTGCTTAACGTGCCCGCAAAGACGGTGCGCTCGCACCTGGGAGGGTTCAACGAGTGGCGCGGGGCCGACGAGGAGTACCCGCCGCGGCGCGTCGTAGGCCGCTTCATTGCCGCCTCGTGGTCCGCCCTCGCGCACCACGTCCCCGCCGGCTGCTCGCTCCGGCTCATCGACGAGCGCGTGGAGGAGCTCGCCCCAGCCGGGGAGGGCGTGGAGGTCGCCGGCACGCGCTACGACGAGGCGCTCCTTGCTACCGGCCACGCCGACGAGTGGCCGGGGGCCCTCGGGCCGGGCTCCGTGGAGGGTGTGCGAACGGTGGTGCGGGCCTTCCCGCCGGGCAACCTCGACGAGATCGGTGCGCACGACACGGTGCTAGTCAGGGGTGCGGCCTTGACCTTCGTGGACGTGGTGCGATACTGCCGGGCCGAGACCTTCTACCCGGTCACCCGCGGCGGGCGCTTCATGGACGTCAAGAGTCACCTCACGCCGGAGCAGGCCGCGCAGCTGAGCCCGGCGTTGCGCGCAGCCGAGGACTCCATCCGCGAGGCGGCAGGATTTCCGCAGCTTATCGACGCCCTCACCGACCTCTCCCTCCACGTCCTCGACGTCGCCGGCGCTTGGGGCGACGAGGAGGGCGTGCGCGCCGTTTTCGCCGGGAGGGATGGCACGGACCCAGTGGAGGACCTGCGGGCCTCCTACGAGGTCGCGGTGGGGCGGCGCGCGTGGACGCCCGCCGCCGCCGTCGGCTACGCCTTCCGTGCCGCTTACGAAGCGGTGGTCGAGCGCGCGTCCTTCGGCGGGCGCGATTCGCTGGGGGGCCGGCGCTTCGGTGAGTTGACGCGCACGCTGGAGCGCGTCGCTTTCGGCCCGCCCGCCGAAACAGCCGGGCAGGTGCTGGAGATGGTCGACGCAGGCCGGATTCGCACGGACCTTCTGGACCGCGGCGGCGAGGACATCGCGGCGCTGGCGCGCCAGGTGGGCGCCACCGCCGTGGTGGACGCCGTCAACGCGCCTCCGGGCCCGGTGGAGGGGACCCTCGCCGAGGCGCTCGTACGCCGCGGCTTCGCCCGCGTGCACGAGGAGACGGGCGCGATCATGGTGGAGCGCGACGGCACGCTGGTGGGGCAGCGCCACCTTGCGGCGGCCGGCCGGATGAGCGAGGGGTGGATCCTCGGCCACGACACCCTGCGCCGCGGCGACCACGAGGTCATTCCCGCGTGGGCGCGCCGCGTCAGCCGCGCCGCGCTCGCCGAGCCTGAGCGCGTCCACGGGATGCCCCCGCTGAAGGCGCGCCTCGAGCCCTGGGCGCAGAGGCTTGTGGCGGAGGGCGAGGCGTGCCGCGGGCTGATCCGGGATTTTTCCAGTCCCGTCAACGTGGTCAACGCCGAGCCGCTGAAGCGCAACGCCGCCGAGCTTGTCGAGGCGGCTGAGGCGGCAGGCGTACAGCTGCGGCTTTTCTACGCCCGCAAGGCCAACAAGGCGCTCGCCTTCGTCGACGCGGTGCGGGAGGCGGGCCACGGGGTGGACGTGGCCAGCGAGAACGAGCTGCGCCAGGTGCTCGCGCGCGGGGTGGGCGGCGGCGAGATCATCCTCACCGCGGCGGTGAAGCCGGACGCTCTTTTGCGGCTTGCCATCGACAACGAAGTGGTGATCTCGGTGGACAACGTGGGGGAGTACGAGCGCATCGCGCACATCGCCGCGGGCCGTGAGGTCCGCGTCGCGCCGCGCCTGGCCCCCGACCCGGCGCTGGTGGCGCCTACGCGCTTTGGGGAAAGGAAAAACACCTGGTTGCGCTGCTGCGCACGCCCGCGCGAGGGGGTGCGCGTGGCCGGGGTGCACGCGCACTTGAACGGCTACGCGGCGGCTGACCGGCGCGCCGCGCTGAGGGAGGCGGTCGAGCTTGTCGACGGCCTGCGCGAGGCCGGTCACGCCCCCGAGTTCATCGACCTGGGCGGGGGCGTGCCGATGAGCTACCTCGACAGCGAAAAGCAGTGGCGCGCCTACGAGCAGGCGATTGCGGCGCAGCGCGACGGCTACGCCGAACCCTTCACCTGGAAGGCCGACCCGCTTTCCACCGTCTACCCCTACTGGCAGACGCCTACGCGCGGGGCGTGGCTGCGCGAGGTGCTCGGCGGTGGTATCGCCGCGCAGCTGCGCGAGCGGGGCCTACGCCTCCACCTCGAGCCGGGGCGCGCGCTTCTCGACGGCTGCGGGCTGACCCTCACCGAGGTCGCCTTCGTCAAGCGACGCAGCGACGGCGTGCCGCTGGTGGGCGTGTACATGAACCGCACGCAGTGCCGCAGCACCTCCGACGATTATCTCGTCGACCCGATCCTGATCCGCAGCACCGAGCCCGGAGAGGAGGTGGAGGCCTTTCTCGTCGGCGCCTACTGCATCGAGGACGAGCTGATCCTGCGCCGGAAGGTGCGCTTCCCCTCCGGGGTTCAACCGGGGGACATCGTGGCCATCCCGAACACCGCCGGCTACTTCATGCACATCCTGGAGTCGGCCTCCCACCAGATCCCCCTGGCGCGCAACGTGGTGTGGCCGGCGGGCGCGCTCGACGCGATCGACGCCACAGGTTAG
- the leuD gene encoding 3-isopropylmalate dehydratase small subunit codes for MEKFTTHTGVGVPLTRSNVDTDQIIPARYLKRVSRTGFDDGLFSNWRTNEPDFVLNQDAYKNGSVLFAGPDFGTGSSREHAVWALNDYGFRAVFSPRFADIFRGNAGKAGLLAGVMSEADIELVWKQLEQNPGLEVTVSLESRTVTVGEATYTFDVDDYTRWRLMEGLDDIGLTLREEAAIDAFEAARPAFKPSV; via the coding sequence ATGGAAAAGTTCACCACCCACACCGGCGTCGGGGTCCCGCTGACCCGCTCTAACGTCGATACCGACCAGATCATCCCGGCCCGTTACTTAAAGCGCGTCTCACGCACGGGCTTCGACGACGGCCTGTTTTCCAACTGGCGCACCAACGAGCCCGACTTCGTGCTCAACCAGGACGCCTACAAGAACGGCTCCGTGCTGTTCGCCGGGCCCGACTTCGGCACGGGCTCCTCACGCGAGCACGCGGTGTGGGCGCTCAACGACTACGGCTTTCGCGCCGTGTTCAGCCCCCGCTTCGCCGACATCTTCCGCGGCAACGCGGGCAAGGCGGGCCTGCTGGCCGGGGTCATGAGCGAAGCCGACATTGAGCTGGTGTGGAAGCAGCTCGAGCAGAACCCCGGGCTCGAGGTGACCGTCTCGCTGGAAAGCCGCACCGTCACCGTGGGGGAGGCTACCTATACTTTCGACGTCGACGACTACACGCGGTGGAGGCTCATGGAGGGCCTCGACGACATCGGCCTGACTCTGCGCGAAGAGGCGGCGATCGACGCCTTCGAGGCCGCCCGCCCGGCGTTCAAGCCGAGCGTGTAG
- a CDS encoding NUDIX hydrolase: MAKDSHKAGGAGASHQTRKTTLHEQDKDDQGEKFLTGRHQEIPRHPEKEFPKTTLAAGAVLWRGHVPPEGDDISGIQVACIHRPSYDDWSLAKGKVDPGESLVATAVREIREETGYRVRLGKLLGKTVYPVKNTTKVVYYWTGEVTGGEFVPNDEVDEIRWLPIEEAKELLTYDLDREVLEKAEKRFRLPTDARILYVRHGRAHNREKWSGDDNLRPLDKKGLRQSEMLVPELSPFAPTRIFTAVPDRCQTTIAPLADELGLDVTVDLRFGDDGWARSQVEAQKAFMDVVELGGTSVICAQGTIMPQMIAWLSARGRLPIDGDIHVKKGGVWVLSFHDGELTGADYLPSALPVQ, from the coding sequence ATGGCGAAGGACTCTCACAAGGCGGGCGGCGCCGGCGCGTCGCACCAGACCCGCAAGACCACACTCCACGAACAGGACAAGGACGACCAGGGCGAGAAGTTTCTCACCGGGCGCCACCAAGAAATCCCCCGCCACCCGGAGAAAGAGTTTCCCAAGACCACCCTCGCGGCCGGTGCCGTGCTGTGGCGCGGCCATGTTCCGCCCGAGGGCGACGACATCTCCGGCATCCAGGTCGCCTGCATCCACCGCCCGAGCTACGACGATTGGTCGCTGGCCAAGGGCAAGGTCGACCCGGGAGAGTCCCTCGTGGCCACCGCGGTGCGCGAAATCCGGGAAGAGACGGGCTACCGGGTGCGGCTGGGCAAGCTTTTGGGCAAGACCGTCTACCCGGTGAAAAACACCACGAAGGTCGTCTACTACTGGACGGGCGAGGTCACCGGCGGCGAGTTCGTCCCCAACGACGAGGTCGACGAGATCCGCTGGCTGCCGATCGAGGAGGCGAAGGAGCTTCTCACCTACGATCTCGACCGGGAGGTGCTGGAGAAGGCGGAGAAGCGCTTTCGCCTGCCCACCGACGCCCGCATCCTCTACGTGCGCCACGGCCGGGCCCACAACCGCGAGAAGTGGTCGGGCGACGACAACCTGCGCCCCCTAGACAAGAAGGGCCTGCGCCAGTCCGAGATGCTGGTGCCTGAGCTCTCCCCGTTCGCGCCCACGCGGATCTTCACGGCCGTGCCCGACCGCTGCCAAACGACCATCGCGCCGCTGGCCGACGAGCTCGGGCTCGACGTCACCGTCGACCTCCGCTTCGGCGACGACGGCTGGGCGCGCAGCCAGGTCGAGGCGCAGAAGGCGTTCATGGACGTCGTCGAGCTGGGCGGAACGAGTGTCATCTGCGCCCAAGGCACGATCATGCCGCAGATGATCGCGTGGCTTTCCGCCCGGGGGCGCCTGCCCATCGACGGCGACATCCACGTCAAGAAGGGCGGCGTGTGGGTGCTGTCCTTCCACGACGGCGAGCTGACCGGGGCGGACTACCTGCCGTCCGCCCTGCCGGTGCAGTAA
- a CDS encoding pyridoxal-phosphate dependent enzyme, translating to MSSLHEPGMLGAIGNTPLVRLDELGVWAKLESFNPGGSAKDRTARAIVADAVARGALGPGSVVVESSSGNLGVALAREAVIGRFDFHCVVDPRTNRATLAHMEALGATLHPVTAPDPATGDWLRARRARVAELVEQLGAVNLDQYSNTAAFDAHAEGTMREIVEQLGHAPDVLVVAVSTTGTVGGCLRYVNDHALNTRVIAVDAEGSVLFGGQRGERVLPGYGAGVETQLSRRVAPHEVVRVGAADAVAAARRAARLTGFLPGASGGAVCAAVDALARTHPAAEIVAIFHDDGRAYLDTIYNDDWVERNVR from the coding sequence ATGAGTTCTCTGCATGAACCCGGAATGCTCGGGGCGATCGGAAACACCCCGCTTGTCCGTCTCGACGAGCTGGGGGTGTGGGCAAAACTCGAGTCCTTCAACCCGGGCGGCAGCGCCAAGGACCGCACGGCGCGAGCGATCGTGGCCGACGCCGTCGCCCGCGGGGCGCTCGGCCCCGGCAGCGTTGTCGTGGAGTCGAGCTCGGGAAACCTCGGCGTGGCTCTCGCCCGCGAGGCTGTGATAGGCCGCTTCGATTTCCACTGCGTCGTCGACCCGCGCACGAACCGCGCGACGCTAGCGCATATGGAGGCGCTCGGCGCGACACTCCACCCCGTCACCGCGCCCGACCCGGCGACGGGGGACTGGCTGAGGGCCCGGCGCGCCCGCGTCGCTGAATTGGTGGAGCAGCTGGGGGCGGTGAACCTGGATCAGTATTCGAATACGGCCGCCTTTGACGCCCACGCGGAGGGGACGATGCGCGAGATCGTCGAGCAGCTCGGCCACGCCCCCGACGTCCTCGTTGTGGCGGTGAGCACGACGGGTACCGTGGGCGGGTGTCTGCGCTACGTCAACGACCACGCGCTTAACACCCGCGTCATCGCGGTCGACGCGGAGGGCTCGGTGCTCTTCGGCGGCCAGCGCGGGGAGCGGGTCTTGCCCGGGTACGGGGCCGGGGTGGAAACGCAGCTGTCGCGCCGGGTCGCCCCGCACGAGGTGGTGCGCGTCGGGGCGGCAGACGCCGTCGCGGCTGCCCGCCGCGCGGCGCGCCTGACGGGTTTTCTTCCCGGCGCGTCCGGTGGCGCGGTGTGCGCGGCCGTGGACGCACTCGCCCGGACGCACCCGGCGGCGGAAATCGTCGCCATCTTCCACGACGACGGGCGCGCATACCTGGATACGATTTACAACGACGACTGGGTGGAAAGGAACGTGAGGTAG
- a CDS encoding YhgE/Pip domain-containing protein has product MRQSGQILGRDIRRLVRVPRAFIILVGVLITPALYAWFNINAFWDPYANTENIRIAVVNQDQGATNEDVGEIDVGKQISEQLADNDTIGWEFLPEDEARDGLMRGQYYAMFLIPPSFSEDILSLVEENYVQPTLEYYANEKINGVSPTITDAGASAVDSAIATAFKQEVGQAAAQELRDKGLELRDGTNDARNEATGGLAQVAEGLDSAGQRVQDMKATINGTRPVVGELRGLVVSVDETLGSVSTALGDVEGLIRSLEASSGDFSAAASTALIESTSALNRGAVSANDSITSATDRLSTAQARVRAAVGEVDDVVAQGEAAVDQLRALSDSAPLSPAIKATLDSAVSALDERTGASRSILDGLNELDRTSGAALDSLSALGDSLEQAAGDSAQTARAASGELSRTVPAINSALSQLSGSVASVRGALTSQRALTDEATVLLADVDNQLTSSLGVLDQVTDNLSTLAEGARTAQSDIAALLSTSDSETLNNVTSLNSVQIGEYLAAPVSVDQHEVFPAENYGSAMAAFFTNLSLWIGAFVLTIIFRVEVDMEGFRRLTVGQAYLGRFFLFATLSALQAIVVTIGNIAFGVQMESVAAFFATAILTGIAYTGIIYALVSAFGHLGRGLAVLLVVIQIPGASGLYPIELMPGFFRALYPFLPFSYGINAMRETISGFYGGHYFRYMAVLFAISAAAMTLGWLFRRTSSHANLLFNRQLARTDLITNEKVEVMGSPYRISDIMAALSDREEFSGAVAKRARFMHENYRTLIFGGIGAGVVGVLLITGLTMLLPTDKTVMLAIVVAWSLLVIIYLGAVEYFTQSLVDAEQVARLGDTELRDAVVHRHDSTGTAATINGAPADGHDEEEKH; this is encoded by the coding sequence GTGCGACAAAGCGGACAGATTCTGGGCCGGGATATCCGGCGTCTCGTGCGCGTTCCTCGCGCGTTTATCATCCTCGTCGGCGTGCTCATCACCCCGGCGTTGTACGCGTGGTTCAACATCAACGCCTTCTGGGACCCGTACGCCAACACCGAGAACATCCGCATTGCCGTGGTCAACCAGGACCAGGGCGCCACCAACGAGGATGTCGGCGAGATAGACGTCGGCAAGCAAATTAGCGAGCAGCTGGCGGATAACGACACGATCGGCTGGGAGTTTTTGCCCGAGGACGAGGCGCGCGACGGCCTCATGCGCGGCCAGTACTACGCCATGTTTCTCATTCCGCCCTCGTTCAGCGAGGACATCCTCAGCCTGGTGGAGGAAAACTACGTCCAGCCGACCCTGGAATATTACGCCAACGAGAAAATTAACGGCGTCTCCCCCACCATCACTGACGCTGGCGCCTCCGCCGTCGACTCCGCGATTGCCACCGCATTCAAACAGGAGGTGGGGCAGGCCGCGGCCCAGGAGCTGCGGGACAAGGGCCTCGAGCTGCGCGACGGCACCAACGACGCGCGCAACGAGGCCACCGGCGGTCTGGCGCAGGTGGCCGAGGGTCTCGACTCCGCCGGCCAGCGCGTCCAGGACATGAAGGCCACGATCAACGGCACCCGCCCCGTCGTCGGCGAGCTGCGCGGCCTCGTGGTCTCCGTCGACGAGACGCTGGGCAGCGTGAGCACGGCGCTTGGCGACGTCGAAGGGCTGATCAGGAGCCTCGAGGCGTCCTCCGGTGACTTCTCCGCCGCCGCCTCGACCGCGCTGATCGAGTCGACGAGCGCTCTCAACAGGGGCGCCGTCTCCGCAAACGATTCCATCACCTCCGCCACCGACCGCCTCAGCACGGCGCAGGCCCGCGTGCGCGCCGCGGTCGGCGAGGTCGACGACGTGGTCGCCCAGGGCGAGGCCGCCGTTGACCAACTGCGCGCCCTGTCCGATTCCGCGCCGCTCTCCCCCGCCATCAAGGCCACCCTCGACAGCGCGGTCAGCGCCCTCGACGAACGCACCGGCGCCTCGCGCTCCATCCTCGACGGGCTCAACGAGCTGGACCGCACCTCCGGCGCCGCCCTGGACTCACTCTCCGCGCTCGGCGACTCCCTCGAGCAGGCAGCGGGAGATTCCGCGCAGACCGCGCGCGCCGCCAGCGGGGAGCTCTCCCGCACCGTGCCCGCGATCAACTCCGCCCTGTCCCAGCTCTCCGGCAGCGTCGCCTCCGTGCGCGGGGCGCTGACAAGCCAGCGCGCCCTCACCGACGAGGCGACGGTGCTGTTGGCCGACGTGGATAACCAGCTCACCTCCTCGCTGGGCGTCCTCGACCAGGTCACCGACAACTTGAGCACCCTCGCCGAGGGCGCGCGCACCGCCCAAAGTGACATCGCCGCCCTTTTGTCCACCTCCGACTCGGAGACACTCAACAATGTCACCAGCCTGAACTCCGTGCAGATCGGCGAGTACCTGGCCGCCCCCGTGAGCGTGGACCAGCACGAGGTCTTCCCCGCGGAGAACTACGGCAGCGCGATGGCCGCGTTCTTCACCAACCTCTCGCTGTGGATCGGCGCCTTCGTGCTCACGATCATCTTCCGCGTCGAGGTGGACATGGAGGGCTTCCGTCGCCTCACCGTCGGTCAGGCGTACCTGGGGCGCTTCTTCCTCTTTGCCACGCTCTCCGCGCTCCAGGCCATCGTGGTCACCATCGGTAACATCGCCTTCGGCGTGCAGATGGAATCCGTCGCCGCGTTCTTCGCCACGGCCATCCTCACCGGGATCGCCTACACCGGCATCATCTACGCGCTCGTCTCCGCCTTCGGCCACCTCGGCCGCGGGCTTGCCGTTTTGCTCGTGGTCATCCAGATCCCGGGCGCCTCCGGGCTCTACCCCATCGAGCTCATGCCCGGCTTCTTCCGCGCCCTGTACCCCTTCCTGCCCTTCAGCTACGGCATCAATGCCATGCGCGAGACCATCAGCGGCTTCTACGGCGGCCACTACTTCCGCTACATGGCCGTCCTCTTCGCGATCTCGGCCGCCGCCATGACCCTGGGCTGGCTGTTCCGCCGCACCTCCTCCCACGCGAACCTGCTGTTCAACCGCCAGCTCGCCCGCACCGACCTGATCACCAACGAGAAGGTCGAGGTGATGGGCTCGCCCTACCGCATTTCCGACATCATGGCCGCCCTCTCGGACCGCGAAGAGTTCAGCGGCGCCGTGGCCAAGCGAGCGCGGTTCATGCACGAGAACTACCGGACCCTCATCTTCGGTGGCATCGGCGCGGGCGTGGTCGGCGTTCTCCTTATCACCGGCCTGACCATGCTGCTGCCCACGGACAAGACGGTCATGCTCGCGATCGTCGTGGCCTGGTCGCTTCTGGTCATCATCTACCTCGGCGCGGTGGAGTACTTCACGCAGAGCCTGGTGGATGCCGAGCAAGTCGCGCGCCTCGGGGACACCGAGCTGCGCGACGCAGTGGTCCACCGCCACGACTCGACCGGAACGGCGGCCACGATCAACGGCGCGCCCGCTGACGGCCACGACGAAGAGGAGAAACACTAA
- a CDS encoding IclR family transcriptional regulator — translation MRDDNIHHVRQYSEDSGIKVLDRAVVIVRSVAAGDKTLAELSTDTGLPRATTHRIATALEVHHILSRTSTGAWTVGPALASYATRTPPQLLSAAGPLMRDLVRETGESVQLYQLTGDTRTCIAAEEPASGLTYTVPVGSQLSLTAGSAARVYAAFSLIDAHPFPSDELAEVRDSLVAESVAEREVGLASLSTPVFDSEGAVVAVLSISGPVERLKPHPAQKWGAQLVAAADKLREEL, via the coding sequence ATGCGGGATGATAACATCCATCACGTGAGACAGTATAGCGAAGACTCCGGAATCAAAGTGCTCGACCGCGCGGTCGTTATCGTCCGCTCCGTCGCCGCCGGGGATAAGACCCTGGCCGAGCTCAGCACCGACACCGGCCTGCCGCGCGCGACGACGCACCGGATCGCGACGGCCCTCGAGGTTCACCATATCCTCTCGCGCACGTCGACCGGCGCGTGGACCGTCGGCCCCGCGTTGGCGAGCTACGCCACCCGCACCCCGCCGCAACTTCTGTCCGCCGCCGGGCCGCTCATGCGCGACCTCGTCCGCGAGACGGGCGAATCCGTTCAGCTCTACCAGCTCACCGGGGACACACGCACGTGCATCGCGGCCGAGGAGCCCGCCAGCGGCCTGACCTACACGGTTCCCGTCGGCTCGCAACTCAGCCTCACCGCCGGCTCGGCCGCGCGCGTCTACGCCGCATTTTCGCTTATCGACGCCCACCCCTTCCCCTCCGACGAGCTCGCCGAAGTGCGCGACAGCTTGGTGGCCGAGTCCGTCGCCGAGCGCGAGGTGGGGCTAGCCAGCCTGTCCACCCCCGTGTTCGACTCCGAGGGCGCGGTGGTCGCGGTACTGTCCATCTCCGGCCCCGTCGAGCGCCTCAAGCCCCACCCCGCGCAGAAGTGGGGCGCGCAGCTGGTCGCCGCGGCCGATAAGCTGCGCGAGGAGCTCTAA
- the leuC gene encoding 3-isopropylmalate dehydratase large subunit, with amino-acid sequence MSAKALTLAEKVWRDHVVKPGEDGNPDLIYIDFQLLHEVTSPQAFDGLRMSGRTIRHPEQHLATEDHNVPTLGITSGNLLEIAEPTSRTQVETLRKNCAEFGVTLHSMGDVKQGIVHTVGPQLGITQPGMTIVCGDSHTSTHGAFGSIAMGIGTSEVEHVMATQTLSLAPFKTMAINVSGELREGVTAKDLILAIIAKIGTNGGQGHIIEYRGEAIEKLSMEARMTICNMSIEAGARAGMVAPDHKTFEYLEGREYAPKGADWDEAVAYWKTLPTDEGARFDTVVEIDGSALTPFVTWGTNPGQGVPLGESVPDPESFADETSKAAAEKALRYMDLRPGTPLREIKIDTVFLGSCTNARIEDLRAAAAVIKGRRIADGTRMMVVPSSTMVKQQAEEEGLDKIFTDFGAEWRTAGCSMCLGMNPDQLSPGERSASTSNRNFEGRQGPGGRTHLVSPLVAAATAVTGHLASPADL; translated from the coding sequence ATGTCTGCCAAGGCCCTGACACTCGCCGAGAAGGTATGGCGCGACCACGTGGTCAAGCCGGGTGAAGACGGCAACCCCGACCTGATCTACATCGACTTCCAGCTCCTCCACGAGGTCACCTCGCCGCAGGCCTTCGACGGCCTGCGCATGTCCGGGCGCACCATCCGCCACCCGGAGCAGCACCTGGCCACCGAGGACCACAACGTGCCCACCCTCGGCATCACCAGCGGCAACTTGCTCGAAATCGCCGAGCCGACTTCGCGCACCCAGGTGGAGACGCTGCGCAAAAACTGCGCCGAGTTCGGCGTTACATTGCACTCGATGGGGGACGTCAAACAGGGCATCGTCCACACCGTCGGTCCCCAGCTCGGCATCACCCAGCCGGGCATGACCATCGTGTGCGGCGACTCCCACACCTCCACGCATGGCGCCTTCGGGTCCATCGCGATGGGCATTGGAACCTCCGAGGTGGAGCACGTCATGGCCACCCAGACGCTTTCGCTGGCCCCGTTCAAGACGATGGCCATCAACGTTTCCGGGGAGCTGCGCGAGGGCGTCACAGCGAAGGACCTGATCCTGGCCATCATCGCGAAGATCGGCACCAATGGCGGCCAGGGCCACATCATTGAGTACCGCGGAGAGGCGATTGAGAAGCTGTCGATGGAGGCGCGGATGACCATCTGCAACATGTCCATCGAGGCAGGTGCGCGAGCGGGCATGGTCGCGCCCGACCACAAGACCTTCGAGTACCTGGAGGGCCGCGAGTACGCGCCCAAGGGCGCGGACTGGGACGAGGCCGTCGCCTACTGGAAGACGCTGCCGACCGACGAGGGGGCGAGGTTCGACACCGTCGTCGAGATCGACGGCTCCGCCCTGACCCCCTTCGTCACCTGGGGAACCAACCCCGGCCAGGGCGTACCGCTCGGCGAGAGCGTGCCGGACCCGGAGTCCTTCGCCGACGAGACCTCGAAGGCCGCCGCCGAAAAGGCGCTGCGCTACATGGATCTGCGCCCCGGCACGCCGCTGCGCGAGATCAAGATCGACACCGTCTTCCTCGGCTCTTGCACCAACGCCCGCATCGAGGACTTGCGCGCCGCCGCGGCCGTGATCAAGGGCCGCCGTATCGCCGACGGCACCCGCATGATGGTCGTGCCCTCCTCGACGATGGTTAAGCAGCAGGCTGAAGAGGAGGGGCTGGACAAGATTTTCACCGACTTCGGCGCCGAGTGGCGCACCGCCGGCTGCTCGATGTGCCTGGGCATGAACCCCGACCAGCTTTCTCCGGGGGAGCGCTCCGCCTCCACCTCGAACCGCAACTTCGAGGGCCGCCAGGGCCCCGGCGGGCGCACCCACCTCGTCTCGCCGCTCGTCGCCGCCGCCACCGCCGTCACCGGCCACCTGGCCAGCCCCGCCGACCTCTAA